ACGTGTCCTACGCCGACCGCGACGCGGCGACGGCCGGCGTCGAGGACCTTCAGCAACACGCGACCGACGCACCGATCTTCGCGATCGAAGAGGGCGCAATCCGGCTCAACGAGGAGGACGGCTGGTCCTGGGACCTCGTCGACCGCGAGCGCGACGTGCTGGCCAACGGGGTCGGCACCGCCGAGACCAAAGACGATCTCATGGACGACGTCGACAAAGTCCGTCAGCTCGCGCCGAAAGCGGGCCGCGTCGACTTCGACGTCGCGTCCTTCGAACTCGTCGCCAACGAGGACGACCGCTGGCACTGGCGGCTCATCGACGAGGACGGACGGACCGTCGCGACCGGCTCCGAGACCTACGAAACGACCGAAGACGCCCGCGAGGCCCTCGAGGACGTTCGCGACCTCATCGAAGCTGCGAGCATCCTCGAGATCGACAGCGTGTCCTTCGAACTGCACATCGCGGAGGACGGCTGGGTCTGGCAGCTCATCGACGAGTACGGGACGACGATGGCCGAGAGCACGCAGACCTACGAGACGCGGACCGCTGCCCGCGAAGCGATGAACGACGTGAAAGCGCAGGCCCCCGACGGCTGGATCACGTTCACGGAGTAGTCGCGACGGCGGTTCGAATCGCTCACTGACTGACCGCTTTTTCGCCGGTTTCTTCGGTCCGTTCCCCGCTCGATGCGGGACGACTCGGATCCCGACGACCGGCCCACACCGAAGCTATCGTCGGACGGAATTCCGGCACATACCGATGCCGGCGCCGACGAAACACGGAAATATTCCCGATAGCTATCGGGATTTATTTGCTTCGGTCGATATACTCGAGCCATGAAATCGATGCGCATCGAACTGGAATACACCTCGGAGGCGATTCCGTCGCTCCACGAGGCGATCTGCGAGTCGCCCCGCATCGAGCGAGAGGTAATCGTGGGTGGGCAGGCAGTCGACGGCGTCGAGACGATCACGTCGTTCGTCTACGGCGATGCTGACGCCTACGAGCCGCGACTGGCCGACCTGGAGAACGTATTGGAGTACGACATCACGCCGGCGGACGACGGGTTCTTCTGTTATCTCCGCCGAGAGCTCGACTCCGAGGGAGTCTCGCTGTTGAACGCGCTTTCACAGGAGACCGTCGTGGTCGTGCCCCCGATCGAGGTCCGATCCGATCGGACGATTCGACTGACGATCGTCGGTCATTCGTCGGCGCTGTCGGCCGTAGTCGACGAGGTCCCAGAAAGACTGACACTGGACGTTCGCTGGGTGAGCGAGGACGTGACGGTCACCGAACCGTCCGTGACCGATCGCCAACTGGTAGCGCTCCGCGCGGCCCGCGACGTGGGCTACTACGAAATTCCACGGACGGCCGGAATCGAAGCGGTCGCCGACGAACTCGAGTGCGCCGTCTCGACGGCGTCGGAACTCCTCCGACGCGGCGAGGCCAACGCGGTCGACCGCGTGCTCGATGAGGGACCGTAGGCTCCGATCAGTCAGCCGCTCGTTTCGTGCAGAGCGCCGTGAACGCCGTGCCAGCGAAGTGCGTGTCCGCGATTTCGCACGTATCGAAGACGGCCTCGAGCGACCCCACGACGTCGCCGTCGGGATTCCAGTTCGCGTACCAGCGGAAGAACCGCCAGATGAGGGGATTCAGTACTCGAAGGGGGCCGCTCGGAGCCGGCCGAACGTCGACGATTGCGAGGCGCGCGCCGGGAACGAGCGAGCGGGAGACGTTCTCCACGGCGCGTCGGACGTCAGGCATGACGGACAGGGAAAGCGACGCGAGCGCCGCGTCGAAGGGGTCGTCGAACGCGACCGTCGTCGCGTCGGCTCGCTGTACGCTGACGTTCTCCCAGCCGCGGGCCTCGATGCGCTCGCGCGCGTTCGCTACCATCTCCGGGCTGTAATCGACGGCGACGAGTTCGCCTTCCTCGCCGATCTCCTCGCGGATCCGCTCGAAGTTGACGCCCGGGCCGCATCCCATCTCGAGCACGCGATCGCCCGGTTCGAGGGCCAGTCGATCGATGGCCGCCTCGCGAATCGGCTCGAAATCCTTCTCGCTCTGTCCGTAATAGTTGCTCCACCGATCCCAGACCGTCCGACTGCGCTCGAGGTGCGCCTCGTACCCGCCGTCCGAACGAGACGTCTCGGTCACCGCCTTGTCCTGCTGTTCCGTGGCCATATCAAGACGTGGAGCGACTCGACCGAGCCACTATTCCCGAAATCTATCGGGCGTTTATATAGTATCGGTCGCGACCGAGTTCGGCAGCTCGTGGTCGACGGAGTCGCCAGGCCAGCGGGCCCCGGTCGATCGATCGGTCGGCCGAGCGGTCTCTCCGCGACCGATCGGGCCGCTTTTTATCGACCCAATCGAGTGACCGATCGTGAGCGATTACGACAGCGTCTCCGCCGACGTCGAGCACGAGGAGGAGATTCCGGAGGAGCATCCCAGATACCAGGACTTGATCACCCGCCATCGGATCGAGAAGGGCGTCGAGAAGGGAATCACGCACCTCCAGGGGATGCACGCCGAGGGACGAGGCAGCGCGTTCGACTACCTGCTCGGTGAGGAAACGATTCCGAGCGCGAACGACGCGGAACGGGCGGCCGCGGCCCATCTCCTGCTCGCCGACCGCCCCGTCCTCTCGATCAACGGCAACGTCGCGGCGCTGGTCCCCGCCGAGATGGTCGACCTCGCCGATGCCACGGGTGCCGACCTCGAGGTCAACCTCTTCAATCGCACGCCGGAGCGACTCACGGCTATCGCCGATCACCTCCGCGAACACGGCGCTGACGACGTGAAGGGACTCGAGGCCGACGCGCGGATCCCGAACCTGGACCACAAGCGGGCGAAAGTCGACGCCGACGGGATCTACGAGGCCGACGTGGTGCTCGTCCCGCTCGAGGACGGTGACCGGGCCGAGGCCTTAGACGAGATGGGGAAAACCGAGATCGTGATCGACCTCAACCCGCTGTCCCGATCGCCGCAGGTGGCCGACGTGCCGATCGTCGACAACATCATTCGCGCCGTGCCGACCATCACCGAGCACGCGCGGGAACTGGCCGACGCGGACGACGACGAGCTCCGGGCGATTATCGACGACTTCGACCGAGAGCAGGCGCTCGAGGCGGCCGAGGAACGGATTCGATCGGGCGATCTCTGACTGACAGTGTCCGCCTCGCTTTCCCATGCGGGCGCGTGGCACGCATGGGCCAGTACAATCGTTATGCACCCTGCGTCCGATGTCTCCGGTAGTGATGAGGGAGCCGATCGATGCCACGGGCGAGGATGTCGTGTTACAACGGCAATTGGACGCCGATCAGGGCAATCAGATGGTTCAACTCGTCGAACTCATCGCCGATATCGACGACGTCGAGCCGACGGAAATCTCGCCGATCTATCGCGATATCGATAGTCTCGTTTCCAACTTCTTCGGCTCGCAACCGCCGTCTCGCGGCGATGCGACGCTCGCCTTTTCCTATCAGGGATACCGGATCCATCTAAAACAGGACGGCAGAACGACCGTCTGCGACCTCTCCACGTAACGGCTTCGCTCCGAAACGGGGTCTCATCGCTGCCGGTACTGTTGGGCCAACTATTTTCTGTCACTGGTTCGAACCGTCGACCCATGCCATCGCTCGAGCCACCGTGTCTGCGATCGGAACACGCCTCCCGCGGCGCCGCCGAGGGAGCGAAACTCGGCGGCAAAGTCGGCGGCGTCGCCGGACCGGCGGGCGGTGCCGTCGGAGCCGGCGTCGGTGCGGCCACCGGCTATCTGGCCGGCACGGCGCGCGATCGCGTCGAACGCGTCCTGAAGCCGTTCTGACCGTCCCCGATCGGCGGCTCGCTCGAGTCGGAGCGAGCGCTTTTCAGGAGGTATAAATTCCTCCTCCGGTTTCCCTCCCACATGGACGCCTACGAGCTGCTGACGCGCAACGCCGAGGAGGTCGTCACCGACGAGGAGGTCCGCGACCTCGCCGAGGATCCGGCGGGGAAACGCGCCTACGTCGGCTACGAGCCCTCGGGCGTGCTCCACCTCGGCCACCTCCTGACCGCGAACAAGCTCATCGACCTCCAGGACGCGGGCATGGAGGTCGTCGTCCTGCTCGCGGACGTCCACGCCTACCTCAACGAGAAGGGGACGTTCGAAGAGATCCGGGACACCGCCGAGCAGATGAAAGCCCAGTTCCTCGCCTACGGACTCGACGAGGAGCAAACGGAGTTCGTCTACGGCTCCGAGTTCCAGCTCGAAGAGGAGTACACCCTCGACCTGCACCACCTCGAGCGCGAAACGACGATGAACCGCGCCCAGCGCGCGATGGCCGAGATTCAGGGCGACGAGACGGCCAAGGTGAGCCACCTCGTCTACCCGCTGATGCAGACGCTGGACATCGAGTACCTCGACCTGGACCTCGCGGTCGGCGGGTTAGACCAACGCAAGGTCCACATGCTCGCCCGCGAGAAGCTGCCCGAACTCGACTACGACGTCCGGCCGGCGATCCACACGCCGATCGTCGCCGACCTCACCAGCGGCGAGGGCAAGATGTCCTCGAGCGAGGGGATCAGCATCTCGATGGAGGACTCGACCGAGGAGCTCGAGGAGAAGGTCAACTCGGCGTTCTGTCCGCCGACGCGGGAGCCGGAGGACGACCTCGAGAACCCCGTCCTCGAATTGTTCGAGTACCACGTCTTCCCGCGGTTCGACGAGGTCGTGGTCGAACGGCCCGACAAGTACGGCGGCGATCTGGCCTACGAGGACTACGAGGACCTCGCCGAGGACCTCGATTCGGGCGAACTCCACCCCGCCGACGCGAAGGGAACGCTCGCGACCTACCTCGACGAACTGATCGCACCGGGTCGCGAGAAGCTGCGCGAGATCCGAGGCTAACCGGTCGGTCTACGCGACGCTCGCGACACGGACGAAGACGGGTTCGTCGTCGGGGAGGATGCTGAATCCGTTTCGGTAGCGTGTCAGCGAACACTTCGGACTGGCCTGGACTCTGTTCGGTATCGGTGACGGACGTCCCGCCGAGCTGTAGGACTACAGACAGTATTTGGGCTTCGAGTGAGAATATATCCTCGATGCCCTCCACCATCAGCGAAGTCGTATTCAGTAAGCCGTCCGGCCGTTCCACTGCAATACTCCAGTTCGCTGGATCACTCATCTTCCTGGGACTGTACGTCTACTCCAGGACTGTTGGCAACGCTGGCTCGAGCAGTTGGTTGCTCATAATGGTGATCGGATCCGCGTTGGCTGGCATTGCCGAGTCCCTTCCGAAGAACCGCCGACTGACAGCCGGCCTATTCCGTCTAGCAGCGGTCCTCGTATTGCTGTGTCTCCTCGCTGCGTCCGTCTTCAGGCCCGAATTCAT
This portion of the Natrinema salinisoli genome encodes:
- a CDS encoding helix-turn-helix domain-containing protein — protein: MKSMRIELEYTSEAIPSLHEAICESPRIEREVIVGGQAVDGVETITSFVYGDADAYEPRLADLENVLEYDITPADDGFFCYLRRELDSEGVSLLNALSQETVVVVPPIEVRSDRTIRLTIVGHSSALSAVVDEVPERLTLDVRWVSEDVTVTEPSVTDRQLVALRAARDVGYYEIPRTAGIEAVADELECAVSTASELLRRGEANAVDRVLDEGP
- a CDS encoding class I SAM-dependent methyltransferase, with translation MATEQQDKAVTETSRSDGGYEAHLERSRTVWDRWSNYYGQSEKDFEPIREAAIDRLALEPGDRVLEMGCGPGVNFERIREEIGEEGELVAVDYSPEMVANARERIEARGWENVSVQRADATTVAFDDPFDAALASLSLSVMPDVRRAVENVSRSLVPGARLAIVDVRPAPSGPLRVLNPLIWRFFRWYANWNPDGDVVGSLEAVFDTCEIADTHFAGTAFTALCTKRAAD
- a CDS encoding 4-phosphopantoate--beta-alanine ligase; amino-acid sequence: MSDYDSVSADVEHEEEIPEEHPRYQDLITRHRIEKGVEKGITHLQGMHAEGRGSAFDYLLGEETIPSANDAERAAAAHLLLADRPVLSINGNVAALVPAEMVDLADATGADLEVNLFNRTPERLTAIADHLREHGADDVKGLEADARIPNLDHKRAKVDADGIYEADVVLVPLEDGDRAEALDEMGKTEIVIDLNPLSRSPQVADVPIVDNIIRAVPTITEHARELADADDDELRAIIDDFDREQALEAAEERIRSGDL
- a CDS encoding HalOD1 output domain-containing protein, which encodes MREPIDATGEDVVLQRQLDADQGNQMVQLVELIADIDDVEPTEISPIYRDIDSLVSNFFGSQPPSRGDATLAFSYQGYRIHLKQDGRTTVCDLST
- a CDS encoding tyrosine--tRNA ligase; translation: MDAYELLTRNAEEVVTDEEVRDLAEDPAGKRAYVGYEPSGVLHLGHLLTANKLIDLQDAGMEVVVLLADVHAYLNEKGTFEEIRDTAEQMKAQFLAYGLDEEQTEFVYGSEFQLEEEYTLDLHHLERETTMNRAQRAMAEIQGDETAKVSHLVYPLMQTLDIEYLDLDLAVGGLDQRKVHMLAREKLPELDYDVRPAIHTPIVADLTSGEGKMSSSEGISISMEDSTEELEEKVNSAFCPPTREPEDDLENPVLELFEYHVFPRFDEVVVERPDKYGGDLAYEDYEDLAEDLDSGELHPADAKGTLATYLDELIAPGREKLREIRG